The DNA region TTACTCAAGGGAAAGGAGTCATGCCTGATGGTACCAGCAGATTCACCTGCAAGGGAAAGCAGATTTACCACTTCATGGGGACCAGCACCTTCTCTGAGTACACTGTGGTGGCTGATATCTCTGTAGCCAAGATAGATGCTGCAGCACCTCTGGATAAAGTGTgcctgctgggctgtggcatCTCCACAGGCTATGGGGCTGCTGTCAACACTGCTAAGGTAAAGGCTGGGCTTGTGGCACACACAGTTTAGCGGCTACTAGGACTGTAAATGTGATGTACCAAATCtgtgtttcttcttcttcaacTGATGAAGTTCAGCTAAGAATTTCTAACTTCCCCATAAGAGGCCACATCAGGTTAGAAGAACCTGTTGCCCTTTGGAGGAAATTCAGGTGGAGTATTTTTGATAGCAGCTGTATATGAATTACTTTTCTGTTCATGTTCATCTTGCTACAAGTCATTCTGATAGTCTGAAGCTCAGGGCGAGACAGAGGTGGTAGGTGTGTGGGCATGAGTCTTAGggcaaaaggaaaagctgagtaCCTAAAGAGCTTTTAGAATTTAAATTTCTGTATAGTTTCCCTTGTCTATAAAATCTCCCATCCATGTATATttgcttccattttttcctttattacaGCCTCCTTAACCTGCATTTCCTCTTCCCATGGAAGGACGAATTTTTCTTCTACTGCTCATgactcctttctttttcctaggTGGAGCCTGGCTCTACATGTGCCGTGTTTGGTTTGGGAGGAGTTGGGCTGGCGGTTATTATGGGCTGCAAAATAGCAGGAGCATCCCGGATCATTGGCATTGACATTAACAAGGATAAGTATGCCAAAGCCAAAGAGTTTGGAGCTACTGAGTGCATCAGCCCCCAAGACTCCAAGAAGCCCATCCAGGAGGTTCTGGTTGAGATGACTGATGGGGGTGTGGACTACTCATTTGAGTGCATCGGAAATGTCGGAGTCATGGTGAGTGCTTGACCAATCGGAGCATGTACAGGGAGGGACCAGTTCGGCTGAAGAGCAAGATCAACTGCTTTCTTAACACAAAACATGCCACACTCactaaccttttttttttccttaatagtAATGATAACTGCTATGACTAAAAAGGACAATTTACACTCAATCCTAATTATGTAATGAAAGCAGCTGCTACTTTTTGGGTTGCAAATGGCACTTGCAAATGCTTTTTCCTTAATCAGACTTTTTTGAGatcctgagtttctctgtgctgacaattaaaattaacaaaacTCACATAAAATATATTGTGCAATGAACAGTAAAATCTCAGGGATCACTCAGTATTTCCTTAATTTCCCAAGTAATTAATTTCACctttggaaatgcagaagtatTACTGAATGTAAGGCTAGTTTTTTAGGAATTACAGTAGCATTCCTAACTGTTGGCAATATGGTCTGTGATTGCAGTTTATCCTGACTCTCAGTGGGAGTTCAGAGTGACTTCTCTGAAAGCTATATAGGATATAAAAAGTGCAAAGTGAACCTTTAACAGTGTAAGGGAATCTGAACCAATGGAAAATATAATGGAATTTTCAGTGTATTTACTGTTCCTTAAATACTGATGTGGTAATTCATTACTTGGAGTAAAGGAAGTGCTACCAGTCCAGGCAGTGTGAACCTTAGCAATAAACActctgttttgtcctgtttgtCCATGAAGAGGGCTGCCTTGGAAGCCTGCCACAAAGGCTGGGGAATCAGTGTGATAGTCggagtggctgctgctggccaggaGATCTCCACACGGCCATTCCAGCTAGTAACTGGGCGGACATGGAAAGGGACTGCATTTGGAGGTAACTCTCTCTTGCTCTGgggataaaaataatttactctAGGCTAAAGCTGGGAAGAACACACCCCCTTGGCTTTGCTTATGCAAGAAATGTACTATTGACAGGCTATTCATAAATGCTATGTTGGCTTTTAAGGTAAAGACTCTTAATCTGTTATTCCTACAGACAGGGTACAGATTAACACATTGGCATAATATCTAACgtattttgaagagagaatatATTTATATCCTACTCAGTATTAAAGGAGTGGGATAGGGAAACTGCTTTACCATCAAGTGAAGGTTTGGTTCAGTTTGGTCCAGTGAAAGGAACTAGTCTTTGGGGAGATGGGAACTCACATCAGTATGTTTGTGTTGCTTAACCACTAAGTAAATTGTGGGGCCAACATGACAATGTGCTCTAAAGATCTTTAAAACGACAAGGCAACAAGTGTTTGATACACATTTTCTGCTGCCAACTCAAAAGCACATTGAGTtcttttttttgggaattcagtAATTGCTGAAGTTGATGGAAGTTCAATTTCAGACTTTGAATTATTACACTGCTCTTTGCCCAAGCAATACAAAACTCACTGGGTTGGGTTATAAAGATATATAGGGGGCCTGACAGAGATGCCTTGTGTATACTTTCCTAGGTGAGGGCTGCTGTTAATGTTGAATGCTGGAACAGCTAGTGAAAGATTTTTCATCAACACTTGTGTGTGTTTGGATAATGTGTGCTTTTGCCAGACCTCCATAGGAGAGACGAACATGTAACTCATCTCTGTTCCTTTTCATATTGATCATACAAGTTTTGTGTTAGGgctgtgtttttaattttctgagatgggtggaaaagggaaacaaagcatgttttccttctttcaggCTGGAAGAGTGTAGACAATGTACCGAAACTGGTGACTGAATACATGTCCAAAAAGATCAAGGTTGATGAATTTGTGACTCACACGCTGCCTTTTGACAAAATTAATGAGGCTTTTGAGCTGATGCATTCAGGAAAAAGGTAATGTTCACAATATTGAAGGGTATACTTCTTGATCAGACACTATCAAAGTACAGGTTCCCTGCCCATTGGCA from Anomalospiza imberbis isolate Cuckoo-Finch-1a 21T00152 chromosome 4, ASM3175350v1, whole genome shotgun sequence includes:
- the LOC137472450 gene encoding alcohol dehydrogenase class-3, whose amino-acid sequence is MASGVIKCKAAVAWEAGKPLSIEEVEVAPPKAHEVRIKIVATAVCHTDAYTLSGADPEGCFPVILGHEGAGIVESVGEGVTKVKKGDTVIPLYIPQCGECKFCKNPKTNLCQKIRITQGKGVMPDGTSRFTCKGKQIYHFMGTSTFSEYTVVADISVAKIDAAAPLDKVCLLGCGISTGYGAAVNTAKVEPGSTCAVFGLGGVGLAVIMGCKIAGASRIIGIDINKDKYAKAKEFGATECISPQDSKKPIQEVLVEMTDGGVDYSFECIGNVGVMRAALEACHKGWGISVIVGVAAAGQEISTRPFQLVTGRTWKGTAFGGWKSVDNVPKLVTEYMSKKIKVDEFVTHTLPFDKINEAFELMHSGKSIRTVLKF